The sequence TACCTCAGGAACAGTGGAATACTCTTAAAATTCCAATGTCTGACTTTACAGGATTGCAAAATCAGTCAAATATTGCCCAATACGTTCTGTCAGGTACACCTGCGGGTGAAGGAATACTCTATGTAGATAACTTCTATTTCTCTGACGACGGCTCCGGCGGGGGCGGCGGTGGCGACATCGTTGAACTGCCATTGACGTTTGAACAGGATATTACATGGGCTGATGCCATCACCAATTTCGAAGGCGGAGACCTTACGGTAGTGGATAACCCGGATCAAACCGGAAATACAAGTGCTAAAGTGGCTCAAATGATAAAAGGTGCAGGTGCCACGTTTGCAGGATCCATTATCACGCTCACCGATAATATCAACTTTGCGGATGGTACAGACTTTACCGTTTCGGTTTGGGCGCCTCGTCCAAATACGACCATGCTGTTCAAGATTGAGAATGAGACAGATGCCGGACAGTTTTTTGAGCAGGAACTGACAATTGCAGAATCTCAGCAGTGGGTGGATATCACCTTCGACATGAGCGGTGCAAATCAATCCAATACCTACAAAAAGCTGATCTTCATCTTTGACAACGGTACAGCAGGTGACGGCACAGCCGACTACACCTGGTACTTTGACAATCTGGAACAATCTGCCGGCAACGGTGGCGGCGGCGGTGATGCTCTTGCACTTCCCGTTACGTTTGATGACACCAGCCTGGACTACGGTTTGACGGACTTTGGAGGCAACCAGTCAGAAATCGTTGCAGACCCAACAGACGGGACGAATAACGTAGCTCAGTCAACCAAGACAGCGTCTGCAGAATTGTGGGCGGGTACGACCGTAGGCGGTGATGCAGGATTTGGAGATCCCATTCCCTTCACCAGCGGTGCAACCACCATGAGCGTACGGGTCTGGTCTCCCGATGCGGGAATTCCGATCAGGCTTAAAGTGGAGGATTCAACAGATCCGACTATAAGTGTAGAGACTGAAGCTGTCACAACGGTAGCTTCCCAGTGGGAAACCCTGGTATTCGACTTCAGTAATGAAGCTTCCGGAACAGCTGCACTGAATCTGGCCAACAGCTATAACAAAGCATCCATATTCTTCAACTTTGGTACCACCGGTGCCGACGCCGGAGAAAAGACCTATTACTGGGATGATATGGAGTTTGGCGACGGGCAATAAAAAGATGCTTTAGAGTGTCTTTATCACAGGAGATGTCTTCTTTTTATGTAAAAGATGATGAAGACTGATCCTGAAAAAAGAGTTGAAGGGGGCTGCGTAAGTTTTACGCAGCCCCCTTTTTTATGTAAAGTTTTAAAGAAAGTTTGATTGCACCTGTTGGTTTTGACATGAAGGGTAATTGAGCTCAATGGCCAATGAACTAACCAGTAATGGACGCTGCCGCGGTATTGGAATTCATGCCTTACTTTATAGATTCCGCACAGCAATACCAAGGCATTCAGCAAGCATTTCTAGAATGAGTGTACAGCCATCCGCATTACTTGCAGGAAGGAACCATGTTCGGCATATTGCATTATAGAATTCAAAAAAACACTGTTTTTGGTTGACATGTCTTCCCAAATTTTAGATATTAATGTAAGCGCTTACTGTAAGCGTTTACATAAACACAGCAAATCATTGAAGAACAATGGTTTAATGGTACCGATTAATATAAATTTTGGAGTAATTATATGAGTTTAAATAAGCTTACAATTCTGTTTGCAGCCCTGCTTCTGCCTTTTGCGTTGATGTCATGCTCTGACAACACCACAGGAGCCGAAGAGGAAGAGGAAGAAACCACTGAGGTGGTTTATGCACTCTCATTCACTGAAGGAGACGGAGTAGCTACATTCTTTGTAGATATGACGGATATTGAAGGGTTCGATCCCGCGACTCATAAAGTATACATTACCGGTTCACTTCTGAACTGGACGGAGCCCGGAACCGAGCCCGATCGGCAGGAAATGGTTCTCATCGAAGATGCGAGCACCGAGATCCCGGTTGTAACCCCCGAGGCCACCGGAGAAGTTGCTTACAAATACTTCTCTGATTTTGTTGCACAGGGATGGGACGGAGGCGAGTGGGCCGGCGACCCCAATCGTACAGCAACCCTCACAGCCGGCGCTGAAATCCAGGATATCTGGGGTGACCAGCCCGAATAAGAAGAAACAGCTGCAGTTTCAATCATGATCACCGACCGGCAGGCAGACCTGATTTCTGTCTGCCGGATTTTTTAACCTGCAATAGTAGCTTCTTTGATTTTTCATCTGTTTTTTAAACAAAACAGAAATCCTCTCTCAAACATACAGCGTTTTGTCACATACAATCTATGATATAGCCAAGGCTGCAGGTGTAAGCATTGCTACAGTTTCCAGGGTGTTTAACAAAGCTGAATCTGTAAAACCGTCAACGCGCGAAAAAGTAATGAAGGTTGCAGACCGGTTGGGTTACCAGCCTCATGTGTATGCTCAGGGTCTTGCCAGCAAACGCAAAAATCGCATTATGATGCTCGCTCCGGTTATGTCGAACTACTTCCTAACCGAAATTTTGAGAGGAATACAGGACTGCCTTGCCTCTCACGATATTGAGCTGAATATTGTAAACATCAGCCAGGACAGCAGAGCCATTGACCAGGTTGAGAATATCATAAAAAAAAGCTGGGCTGAAGGGTATCTCCTTGTCTCGCTTCACCTGAATGAGGAGGAACTGTCATGCCTAGAGAGATATCAGGTTCCAATCAGCCTGCTGGATGATTACAGCAGTTATTTCGATTCTGTAAGCTTCGACAATGTCGAGGGAGCATTTTTGGCAACGGACTACCTGATTTCCCGTGGATATGAGCGTATAGTTATTTTGTCCGCGAATCCGAATGCCATCCCTATCCGTGAGCGTCTGGCCGGATACAAAAAGGCACTTGAAAAGAGTAAAATCCCTTTCCGGGAGTCCTATGTCGTTACAGGCGATAATATGGAGAGAGACGGGTTTAACGAACAGAGCGGCTATGAAGCCATGAGGAAAATATTAACCATGGATCCCATGCCGGATGCCGTATTCTGTACATCCGACATCAAAGCGGTGGGAGCTCAAAAAGCAATGAGGGAAACGGGGCTCAAGATTCCGCTGATCAGTTTTGATAACCTCAGCATATCCGAATATATCGGATTGTCTACCGTAAGCCAGCCCATGTATAGAATGGGTTCTGAGGCAACCGAAATGCTTATAAGCAGAATCAGAAATGGCGAATCAAAATCCCGGCACACTCAATATGAACCGGAGCTGGTTATCCGGTCTTCTTCTGAAAAGCCAACCGTAAAACACGAAGCAGTATGAGGTTTTTGTCACCGTTACTATATCTTATTTTTTTACTGGTTCCTGCGTCTGCATTTTCACAGGCGATTTCATCGGATCCTTCTTTTCCAACGGAGGATGGGCCGATAACCATCATTTTTGACGCATCACAGGCCGACAGGGATGACCTGGTTGACTTTCAGGGTGATGTGTATGCACACACCGGAGTGATTGTTTCCGAGGCAGATATCGGTTCCGGCAACTGGTCGTACGTTAAATCGAATTGGGGTGAAAACCTTCCTGAACTCCAGATGAGCAGCACGGGAGAGAACATCTGGGAACTTCAGATAGACGATATTCGCGAATTTTACTCCGTTCCGGAAAGCGTTGACAGAATCTACCAGCTTGCTTTTGTATTCAGAAGTGCGGATACGAATCTGCAGAGTGAAAATCTGTACGTGGATATAAACAATAACAGCATTGCCGTGCAATTTTCATCGCCATCCGTAAGCGGCCTCAATCCCTATTTTGCGGAGTTAAGTGAGGTTATTGAGTTTGAGATTGAGGGGACGTCGCCGTCGGGTACCCTGCAGTCGATTACACTCTTTCAGGATGGATCGGAGATTGCCTCCTCTTCGGGAAGTGATTTCTTAAGCTACTCCTACACGGTAACGGATCAGGGCAGAAAGGATTTTGTAGCCCTGGCTGTAGACTCCGAGGGCCAGGAGGCCAGGGATTCACTTTATATCGTGATCAATCCGCCCGTCACCGTGCTGTCGCGTCCTGCAGGTGTAGAAGATGGAATCACCTATCATGAGGGAGGGACATCGGCCACGCTCTCCGTGTACGCTCCGGGTAAGGATTTTGTATACCTGATCGGTGACTTCTCGGGTTGGGAGGTGCGTGAGGAGTACTTTATGAACCTGGACAGTAGCGCTCCGGAAGGGCAGAGATTCTGGATAACGCTTGATAACCTGACACCCGGTGAAACTTATCGTTATCAATACCTCGTTGACGGGGAGATACGGGTTGCGGATCTCTATTCGGAGCTTGTGATTGATCCGTTTTTCGACAGGTTTATTCCCGAAACCATCTATCCGGACCTTCCCGTGTATCCTGCCGGACTGACCGAGCATACGGTGAGTGTGCTGGAGCCGGGAAGAGATGAGTATGTATGGCAGGTAACCGATTTTGAACGGCCCCCAAAAGAAGAATTGATTATCTATGAGCTGCTTGTACGCGATTTCCTCGAGGAACAGTCGTTTCAGGTACTGGCCGATACGCTTGGCTACCTGGAGCGCCTCGGGGTAAACGCCATCGAGCTGATGCCGGTTTCTCAATTTGACGGCAACATCAGCTGGGGATACAATCCCACTTTCCACGGAGCCCTTGATAAGTCGTACGGTACCCGAAGGGCTTTCAAACAATTCGTGGATGAAGCACACAGCAGAGGCATAGCCGTGCTGCTGGATGTAGTGTACAATCACGCTCATGACAGATCTCCTCTGATCCGGATGTTCGGGCAGTCGCGGGGAAGTGATTTTGCAAACGGAAACCCGCTGCTCGGCCCCGGTCACGCCTACAACGTCTTTTTCCATCTCAATCACGATCATCCGTACATTCAGTACTGGGTGGATCGCATGAACCGCTACTGGCTCGAAACTTACAATATTGACGGTTACCGGTTCGACCTCTCCAAGGGTTTTGCCTCCAATGTGGACGACCGCAGCCTGCTCGACGGGGAGAATCCGCAGCGTATCAGCAACCTCAAGCGTATGTATGATGAAATCCGCACCTACGATCAGGATGCGTATATTATCCTAGAACATTTCGCCGCCGGTTCTGAGGAGAGACAGCTCGAACAGCATGGAATGATGCTCTGGGGCAATCACAATTTCAACTATTCGGAAGGTGTGATGGGGTACAATGAAGGCATCAAATCCAACATGTCGGGTATTTATTTTGGGAACCGCAATTTTCAGAATCCGCACCTGGTGGGTTATATGGAGAGTCATGATGAACAGTGGCTGATGCATAAGGCTGCCGAATTTGGCAATGACACCAATCAGGATCACAATGTTAAGGATCTGGATACGGCTCTTCAGCGAATGAAGCTGGCGGGTGCGTTTTTCTTTACAATACCCGGTCCCAAAATGCTTTGGCAGTTCGGTGAACTGGGATACGGCTGGGCACCGGGAGAGTGCCTGAAGCCGGGCGGAAGCGGGGATGGCGACTGCCGCGCAACGGACCCGGGGCGAACGGACCCGAAACCGATCCGATGGGAGTACTACGATGAGGAGAACAGAAACCGCCTCTACAGGTCATGGGGTGAGCTGACGCGCCTCAGAAGGTCAAGCCCGGTCTTCTCCTCAGCCGATACGGATTTCAGCTCATCGCTGAGCGGTGATACAAAATGGATTCGCCTTTCGCATTCTGACATGGACGCACTGGTAATCGGAAACTTTGGGGTTACATTCAATCAGCTTACCGTAGATTTCAGCGCGGCGGGGACCTGGAATGATTTTGTGACGGGTGAATCCATTGAGGTGGATAATACGCTTGAACAGACGTTTACACTATCACCCGGTGAATTCAGGATTTTCACGAGCAGGGAAATTGAACCTGCCGAATCCAATGTTTTTTTCAAACCCGGTGAATCACAATTTGCCACACTGCCGAACGATTTCATTATTGAACCTAATTTTCCCAACCCCTTTAACCCCGGCACAACCATACGATATGTGGTTCCGGAAGAGTCGCCCGTCAGGATTGATGTTTATGACATTCTGGGAAGACGTGTATCGACGCTGGTGAACAACGACCTGCATCCAAGGGGTCAGTTTACAATCAATTTTGACGGTTCTGACCTGAGCAGCGGAGTGTACATCACGAGAATGGTTGGCGGGGGCGGTTCATCGGTTCAGAAAATGACCCTGATTAAGTAACGGGTTCAGGCGGATCCGATTTTTATTTCAATTTGAAAGGTCCCATATTTATGGCTTGTCCGGAAGACACAGCAACGTCTTTCCCTTAACCAACCGCACCCTGCACTAACTAACCTGATCTTTCTATGAACTATCTTGATTGGCTGGTAATCGCTTTGTATGCAGCCGGATTGATAGGCCTGAGCTACTATCTGAGCAGGGGGCAAAGCACTACCGAAGATTACTATCTTGGGAGCAAAAACTTCAGGTGGTGGCAGGTGGGGCTTTCCACCATGGCAACCCAGCTTGGTGCCGTCAGTTTTATTTCGGCGCCCGCATTTGTGGGGCTCAGACAGGGAGGCGGCCTGCAGTGGCTAACCTATGAATTTGCCGTCCCCATAGCGATGATTTTTCTGATCATCTTTATCTTTCCGCCGCTTTATAAATCAGGCATTATCAGCATTTATTCCTACCTGGGAAACCGGTTCGGAAAAAGCACAACCAAAATTTTGAGTGCTGTTTTTCAGTTCAGCCGGGCCTTTGCAGCGGGTATCACGGTTTACGCAGTTGCCATTGTTCTGGAAGCCGTTTTTGGTATCCCGCTCTGGATTAATATACTGGTTACCGGCCTTGTTGCTCTCATTTATGACTACCTGGGCGGGATGAAGGCTATTGTGATTTCGGACGTGATTCAAATGGCTATCCTGTTTATCGGATTTCTTATCTGCTCCTACATTGCATTTGATCTGATAGGCGGCTGGAATGTATTTATGGATAACCTGGACAGAAGCCGGCTGGATGCGGTCTCCTTTTCAAATCTGGGCATTGGTGACGGTGAGGAGTTCGGATTCTGGCCCATGGTGGTTGGAGGGTTTTTTCTCTACACCGCTTACTACGGATGTGATCAGAGTCAGGCGCAGCGCATACTCTCGAGCAAGGATATGAAAAACGTTCGCAAAGCCCTTCTGTTCAACGGGTTTTGTCGTTTTCCAACGGTACTGCTTTATTGCGGAATGGGCCTGTTGATAGGAACCTTTGCAATGATGACACCACAGTTTTTGGGCAGTATCCCCGAAGGTCAGTCCGATTACATGGTACCCCTCTTTATTGTGGAATATCTACCGAACGGACTGATCGGGCTGCTGGTGGCGGCTATTCTGGCAGCGGCCATGTCGTCGCTCGACTCTGCCCTGAACTCTCTGAGTGCGGCAACCGTGCAGGATTTTATATTGCCTTCGCGCAAAGGCCATGTTTCTATGGATCAGCAGTTCAGGCTTTCGAAAAAGTACACGGTATTCTGGGGCGTTATTTGTGTGTTGCTTGCATTCTCTGCCGGAAATATTGCACCAACCGTAATTGAAGCCATTAATAAAATCGGATCTCTCTTTTATGGTCCCATTATCGCTACATTCGCGATTGCGATGCTAAGCAAGTCTATTGGCGAAAAAGCGATGAATACCGGAATATTTGCGGGCGTTCTGCTCAATCTGATGCTTTGGCTGTTTGCTGAATCCTACATTTTCTGGTTTTGGTGGAATGCAACCGGATTTTTTATGACCGTATTTACCGCCTGGGCAGCCGAAAAGGCATTTACTACCCAAGAAGAGAGATCCGTCTATTCGCTTGCGCCCATTGAGTTCAGGTTTAAAGAGACTGCGGTTCTGTCGGCTTACTTTGCGGCCATTCTGCTATTCAGCGTTTCACTGGCTTTCTGGCTGTAAATATCCGGGTCAAGGTTTCTGCAGATTTAATTGAATCGCTCATCGCACTGCAATATCTTATCGTGTAATATGCTGTTTTTTCAGTTGCGGGTATTCTCCCGAAAATACATCTCCTTAGGTTTATTATGAGGTTCAAAAGCCGGTACCCCCGTCTCTTTCTGCCAACACTGCTATTGTTGCCTATTGTATGGTTGTTTTCTGCCTGCAGCTCGCAGTCCGATACCCGATTTAAAGAACTGCCCTCCGACCGAACAGGTATAGATTTCGAAAATCGGGTAACCAACACCCCTGATTTCAATATTCAGAACTACCTCTATTTTTATGACGGCGGAGGTGTAGCCGCCGGTGATATTGACAATGACGGTTTGCCGGATCTCTTTTTTGTATCCAATGCCGGTGATCACAAACTATACCGTAATCTGGGAGAGTTCAGGTTTGAAGACGTAACTGAAATTTCCGGAATTTTGGGTGAAGAGGGGAGCTGGACCACCGGGGTTACCATGGCCGATGTGAATGGTGACGGATATCTGGATATTTACTTAAGCAGGGTGACGTACCTCACGAAATCAGGTGCCAATCAGCTATGGATCAACAATGGAGACGGTACTTTTACCGATCTCGCATCCGATTACGGGCTAGATTTTGAAGGTTATTCCACACAGGCCGCCTTTTTTGACTACAATGGCAATGGGCGACTGGATCTGTTTCTGCTGAACCACTCTTTTCATAATGAAAATACATATGGCAGGGCCGATCAGCTGAGGGCGCGGCCCGACCCGAAAGCGGGCGACCGCCTGTTTCGCAATGATGGCAATCGTTTTACCGACGTTACGGAACAGGCAGGCATCATCAGCAGTGCACTGGGGTATGGGCTTGGCCTTGCCGTTACGGATATCAACCTGGATGGCCATCCCGATATCTATGTTGGAAATGACTTTCATGAAGACGACTACTTCTACATTAACAATGGAGACGAAACCTTTACGGAGCTGCTCTACTCCATGGTTGGGCATACCAGTAACTCCTCCATGGGAAATGATATCGGCGATATCAACAATGACGGATTGCCGGATATTATATCGCTGGATATGATGCCGATGGATCACGAAACCTTTCTCAGGTCCGGCGGACCTGATATTATGATTGTGAAGGAGGCCAAACGGAATTTCGGATTTGGTGAGAAAAACAATCGCAATACTCTTCAGGTGAACCGAGGTTTCTCGCCCGATACGGGCCTCCCGGTTTTCAGCGAGACGGCATTTTCATCCGGAATTGCCCGTACAGACTGGAGCTGGGCGTCGCTCTTTGCCGATTTCGACAATGACGGGCTTCAGGATCTGTTTGTGACCAACGGCATGCCCGGCAGGCCGAATGACCTGGACTATGTAGCGGCCTTGCAGTCTCTGCGCTCCGAGTATTCAGGACAGGAACTCGACAGGCGGTTGTTTTCGCTTATTGAGTCGATGCCGGATGTACGTGTTCCAAACAAAATGTTTTATAATCGCGGTGATTTCACCTTTGCTGACTCTACAGAATCCTGGGGCTTTTCAAGGCCCGGTTTCTCGTCGGGTGCCGTTCATGCTGACCTGGACGGTGACGGACTTCTTGACCTTGCAGTAAGTAATATCAACGAACCTGCATCCATCTTCCAGAACAGTAACGGCACCGCAGCATCGGAAAGCAGAAACTATCTGAAAATTAAACTGAACGGTTCCGGTAATAATCGGACGGGTATTGGCAGCAAAGTATTTTTATACAGCGGCGACAAGATATTCTACAGAGAACAGTTTCCGGTTCGGGGATTTCAATCTTCCGTAGATCATACACTGCATTTTGGGCTGGGCAGCAGAAGTGATATCGATTCTCTGCTTGTTGTCTGGCCGGAGGGTTCCTACCAGGTTTTGCAGGAACCGGACCTTAACCGCACCCTGGAGCTTCAAATATCTGATGCGGAGGCCGGCTTTGACTATTCACGGATTCGTCCTGAGCGTTCCGAAACACCGATTCAGGAGGTGTCAGACGGTCCGCAAATCGACTATGTGCATCAGGAGAATCGGTTTGATGATTTTTACAGAGAACCTCTCGTTCCTTACAAACAGTCAAGGCGCGGGCCCGCAACAGCCGTGGCTGACGTAAACGGTGACGGCCTCGACGATTTTTTTGCGGGAGGATCGCGCGGCAGGTCCGCAGTACTCTACATCCAGCAATCTGACGGCAGCTTCATGGCATCGGAGCAGGAGGCATTTGCACGTGACAGCCAGACAGAAGATGTGGATGCCGTGTTTTTTGACGCCAATTCCGATGGATTTTCGGATCTTTATGTTGCAAGCGGAGGGTACGAATATCCAACGGACTCCCCGCTGCTGAGTGATAGATTGTACCTGAATGATGGAAACGGCCTTTTTACCAGAGCCGGTTCAGCAATACCGGAGCATCGAGTAAACAGCGGAGTGGTTCGCGCCGCAGACTTTAACGGAGACGGTCATCAGGATCTGTTTATCGGTGGCCATGCCGACCCGTGGAAGTACGGAATAGGCCCACGAAGCGTACTGCTTAGAAACGACGGCACCGGAAACTTTGAAGATGTTACCAGGGAGATGGCTCCCGACATACTTACCATAGGAAATGTGACCTCTGCGGCCTGGATTGATGTGCCCGGCAAGCAGCTCCCCGACCTGGTGATAGCAGGAGAGTGGATGCCGATTTACTACCTGGAGAATACCGGAGATAGGATGAACCCGGTAAGCGCGGAGAAAGGCCTTGATGGCTTGAGCGGGCTATGGCAGGTGCTGCGGTCTGATGATATAAACGGTGACGGTCTTCCCGACCTGATTGCTGGAAATTTTGGCACGAACAGCCGGCTGCAGCCCTATTTGGATGGTACCGTAACACTATATATCAATGATTTTGACGGAAACGGGCAAACCGAACCTTTGGTTGCTGTTTCGGAAAACGGAATGGAGTTCCCATTTGAGCAGCTGGATGAGCTGAAAGGACAAATTACAACCATTCCAAACGAACCGGATTCATACAGTCAATTTGCCGGTTCATCAACCCGAAACCTCTTTGGTTCGGATCTGCTTGATGAGGCTCTACAGAAAGAACTGCACGAAACCAGGTCTATGGTTTTTTTGAATACGGAAGAGGGAGTGTACCGGCGGATGCCGCTTCCCGAACCGGCCCAGTGGTTCCCGGTAATGGCAATCTATCCGGATGACGTGGATGGAGACGGACATACCGATCTGATTCTAGGCGGAAATATTCTTGATGTAAAACCCAGCTATGGAGGTGCGCAGGATGCAGGGCACGGATTGCTTTTAAAAGGAAACGGGAACGGTGAATTCTCTTCCCTGCCGCAGCACAGAAGCGGATTTTACGCTCCGGGTGAAATCAGGGGTATCGAAAGCCTTATGCTGTATCAGGCTGGAAAGTTGATTCTTGTGATCCGGAACAACGATAAACCTCTTTACTTTACGTTTCCCGGGACACCGTAACCATTATGACAATCAGATTTTAAAGAAGAATGTTTACTCAATTCAAAAAAAATTCATCTGCTCTCAGTGTGTGTGCGTCGCTGCTCGCTGCCGTCGTATTGGTTTCCTGTGGTGGAAATGCGGACGGTGATGCAGAATCAGGCGCAGAGTATAATGAGGCTGTGGCTGATTTTTATATGAGCCTGGCTGCAAGCCAGACCGATCAATCCCGCTTTGCCTTTAACAAAATGAATGATGTAGCTGTGGCATTTCCGGAAGAAGCCGCTGCCTGGGCAAACCTGGGAGTCTATGCCATGCGGCAGGGTAACCTGGAACTTGCAGCCGATCGTTTGTCGCGTGCACGAAACCTGCAGCCAGAAAATGCAGACATTCTTTTCCTTTCGAGCATGGTTGAGAGCCGGCGCGGGGCAATCGGGGAATCCATTTCCCTGCTGAGACAAGCTGCTGAAGCGGCTCCGGAGCGTCCAAGGATTCTTTTTGCACTTGCGGCGGAGCTGGAGAGGGAGGATGACGTGGCGAATGCGGAAGAGATCAGCCAGGTTTTGGGCCGTCTGTACGATCTGGCTCCCGATAACCAGGTCGTTCTGCTCGAACTGATTCGGGTTGCCGTAAAAGAGAACAGGTTTGAAGAAGCGGAATCCTATCTAAACCGGTTGTCGGATATGTCGTCGGAATGGTCAGCCGAAAACAGAGATCAGTTCATGACCGTTCGCGATGAACTGGGTAGCGGCAACGCCTCCGATCTGCTTTTGGAGCTCTCATTTCTTCGAAGCGGCCTGGGTTCGGAATCTGAATTCCAGGCTGATTTGCTT comes from Rhodohalobacter mucosus and encodes:
- a CDS encoding VCBS repeat-containing protein; protein product: MPIVWLFSACSSQSDTRFKELPSDRTGIDFENRVTNTPDFNIQNYLYFYDGGGVAAGDIDNDGLPDLFFVSNAGDHKLYRNLGEFRFEDVTEISGILGEEGSWTTGVTMADVNGDGYLDIYLSRVTYLTKSGANQLWINNGDGTFTDLASDYGLDFEGYSTQAAFFDYNGNGRLDLFLLNHSFHNENTYGRADQLRARPDPKAGDRLFRNDGNRFTDVTEQAGIISSALGYGLGLAVTDINLDGHPDIYVGNDFHEDDYFYINNGDETFTELLYSMVGHTSNSSMGNDIGDINNDGLPDIISLDMMPMDHETFLRSGGPDIMIVKEAKRNFGFGEKNNRNTLQVNRGFSPDTGLPVFSETAFSSGIARTDWSWASLFADFDNDGLQDLFVTNGMPGRPNDLDYVAALQSLRSEYSGQELDRRLFSLIESMPDVRVPNKMFYNRGDFTFADSTESWGFSRPGFSSGAVHADLDGDGLLDLAVSNINEPASIFQNSNGTAASESRNYLKIKLNGSGNNRTGIGSKVFLYSGDKIFYREQFPVRGFQSSVDHTLHFGLGSRSDIDSLLVVWPEGSYQVLQEPDLNRTLELQISDAEAGFDYSRIRPERSETPIQEVSDGPQIDYVHQENRFDDFYREPLVPYKQSRRGPATAVADVNGDGLDDFFAGGSRGRSAVLYIQQSDGSFMASEQEAFARDSQTEDVDAVFFDANSDGFSDLYVASGGYEYPTDSPLLSDRLYLNDGNGLFTRAGSAIPEHRVNSGVVRAADFNGDGHQDLFIGGHADPWKYGIGPRSVLLRNDGTGNFEDVTREMAPDILTIGNVTSAAWIDVPGKQLPDLVIAGEWMPIYYLENTGDRMNPVSAEKGLDGLSGLWQVLRSDDINGDGLPDLIAGNFGTNSRLQPYLDGTVTLYINDFDGNGQTEPLVAVSENGMEFPFEQLDELKGQITTIPNEPDSYSQFAGSSTRNLFGSDLLDEALQKELHETRSMVFLNTEEGVYRRMPLPEPAQWFPVMAIYPDDVDGDGHTDLILGGNILDVKPSYGGAQDAGHGLLLKGNGNGEFSSLPQHRSGFYAPGEIRGIESLMLYQAGKLILVIRNNDKPLYFTFPGTP
- a CDS encoding sodium:solute symporter family transporter, with product MNYLDWLVIALYAAGLIGLSYYLSRGQSTTEDYYLGSKNFRWWQVGLSTMATQLGAVSFISAPAFVGLRQGGGLQWLTYEFAVPIAMIFLIIFIFPPLYKSGIISIYSYLGNRFGKSTTKILSAVFQFSRAFAAGITVYAVAIVLEAVFGIPLWINILVTGLVALIYDYLGGMKAIVISDVIQMAILFIGFLICSYIAFDLIGGWNVFMDNLDRSRLDAVSFSNLGIGDGEEFGFWPMVVGGFFLYTAYYGCDQSQAQRILSSKDMKNVRKALLFNGFCRFPTVLLYCGMGLLIGTFAMMTPQFLGSIPEGQSDYMVPLFIVEYLPNGLIGLLVAAILAAAMSSLDSALNSLSAATVQDFILPSRKGHVSMDQQFRLSKKYTVFWGVICVLLAFSAGNIAPTVIEAINKIGSLFYGPIIATFAIAMLSKSIGEKAMNTGIFAGVLLNLMLWLFAESYIFWFWWNATGFFMTVFTAWAAEKAFTTQEERSVYSLAPIEFRFKETAVLSAYFAAILLFSVSLAFWL
- a CDS encoding LacI family DNA-binding transcriptional regulator, with the translated sequence MSHTIYDIAKAAGVSIATVSRVFNKAESVKPSTREKVMKVADRLGYQPHVYAQGLASKRKNRIMMLAPVMSNYFLTEILRGIQDCLASHDIELNIVNISQDSRAIDQVENIIKKSWAEGYLLVSLHLNEEELSCLERYQVPISLLDDYSSYFDSVSFDNVEGAFLATDYLISRGYERIVILSANPNAIPIRERLAGYKKALEKSKIPFRESYVVTGDNMERDGFNEQSGYEAMRKILTMDPMPDAVFCTSDIKAVGAQKAMRETGLKIPLISFDNLSISEYIGLSTVSQPMYRMGSEATEMLISRIRNGESKSRHTQYEPELVIRSSSEKPTVKHEAV
- a CDS encoding alpha-amylase family glycosyl hydrolase, with translation MSPLLYLIFLLVPASAFSQAISSDPSFPTEDGPITIIFDASQADRDDLVDFQGDVYAHTGVIVSEADIGSGNWSYVKSNWGENLPELQMSSTGENIWELQIDDIREFYSVPESVDRIYQLAFVFRSADTNLQSENLYVDINNNSIAVQFSSPSVSGLNPYFAELSEVIEFEIEGTSPSGTLQSITLFQDGSEIASSSGSDFLSYSYTVTDQGRKDFVALAVDSEGQEARDSLYIVINPPVTVLSRPAGVEDGITYHEGGTSATLSVYAPGKDFVYLIGDFSGWEVREEYFMNLDSSAPEGQRFWITLDNLTPGETYRYQYLVDGEIRVADLYSELVIDPFFDRFIPETIYPDLPVYPAGLTEHTVSVLEPGRDEYVWQVTDFERPPKEELIIYELLVRDFLEEQSFQVLADTLGYLERLGVNAIELMPVSQFDGNISWGYNPTFHGALDKSYGTRRAFKQFVDEAHSRGIAVLLDVVYNHAHDRSPLIRMFGQSRGSDFANGNPLLGPGHAYNVFFHLNHDHPYIQYWVDRMNRYWLETYNIDGYRFDLSKGFASNVDDRSLLDGENPQRISNLKRMYDEIRTYDQDAYIILEHFAAGSEERQLEQHGMMLWGNHNFNYSEGVMGYNEGIKSNMSGIYFGNRNFQNPHLVGYMESHDEQWLMHKAAEFGNDTNQDHNVKDLDTALQRMKLAGAFFFTIPGPKMLWQFGELGYGWAPGECLKPGGSGDGDCRATDPGRTDPKPIRWEYYDEENRNRLYRSWGELTRLRRSSPVFSSADTDFSSSLSGDTKWIRLSHSDMDALVIGNFGVTFNQLTVDFSAAGTWNDFVTGESIEVDNTLEQTFTLSPGEFRIFTSREIEPAESNVFFKPGESQFATLPNDFIIEPNFPNPFNPGTTIRYVVPEESPVRIDVYDILGRRVSTLVNNDLHPRGQFTINFDGSDLSSGVYITRMVGGGGSSVQKMTLIK